One Fibrobacter sp. UWH4 DNA window includes the following coding sequences:
- a CDS encoding fibro-slime domain-containing protein, producing MKRAIWLLALVVPAVFAANYSVTVTYEGDGLYYAIYNRGDGTWYTDGEADCFQATNVLRFNLSSRDLDKYELNFYTDETCYTRLSDGAIPLKDLFPTSQQAKITVNEDGSWQFTNGQKPAEDPEEPKDPEGPVGPGQDDPKDPDEPGNDIPAKGGMKIVAFFTPWTNTNAQMFMDGESVAMIPVAEKYCGWFIAAVDAPAEGFNVYFKQTIGPNFVGSEGLTTTEPTTATEISLDSVAALSDTIWVRGSQEGAPVVYSKHPNGVLGDCPVKKLPVMMFDWLHGNKGDGTRGNGNPEYGVSADFGSGGCSGSPMRGMVEKELGPNGVPVPADPFPTDCKITEHLAYWFLPESLAVDAQGNTLTNMTCRDLYVSMDEEGFWLAEVSKNGVSAGNESSKDKGGMFLLDDFKYLDEGTETIPNPYYDNIRGHNFGFTMKIQATFEYLPGQYFDFYGDDDVWVFINNKLVVDIGGQHGQVAGAVDLDTLGLIPDSTYNFHIFYAERHTSESNFRMHTSIDLKTEASLLLKNISDNSDVISREVWQKVRRNKLACDFSENGKELSFERGASTYVLYGGNLPSEGIALDTAGNYFGGIKISASFDEFTIDKEAIKDAHGLAPGVYYLRVALVSDNSQYKDIYFVVGAYKLPDLTYADSVGNALGSTILSDTLPLNMNKNVTMWVGQSYKVYVQYADEWAKGSDIVYPSTDDDALIPCDSLGNPITEIKLDSGRAMFYVKAVGETWGASLYVKGQAAGNTAAWKGINFALPPVPQIETAYIYDRDGDGRGDSVWIQFNGELGGKNTLDSSRMTFGVLFNDTYKPTYKRGDNTASIVANDGSFGSGIFTGGLDKPYSGKIVVWYTYTDNGKTSVFPAEGPLVDKIGPVVTAAEVSYMSDGNAVLQLTFSEGLNGDNASSDLFRFHCWKDGQMDSLVKAASDVSKTSASQWKLVFPKGGDSDIVPAVGDSVRFVPPSQLGAALDLVDVGTHEYNQWVRVTGEQKVTITSPGVVTLNPDSPAFDSAKVIIRSDSATVPKLVKDESILTAEQAATAYGTQGHFLGDLNMAELVENQIADIMKAVQGTPSYTDKKAGKNEVAQTYTIEQIISMVAAGQMSLGDAKKRFGLDPVIVDAYKNGMLTAENVRKYARGTEADIRQIVESVAENTELRYEATYYSSLGEFVNSNSGVITCNGDIFKENGRGTCLDNNGKLFLAWNMRAKNGRLASTGVYIARLEYRIKVGSKTMVDRTQDFLWGVRRGKANAIDLGL from the coding sequence TTGAAGAGAGCAATCTGGTTGCTCGCTCTAGTTGTGCCTGCAGTATTTGCGGCAAATTATTCTGTTACGGTTACTTATGAAGGTGACGGCCTTTATTATGCCATTTACAATAGGGGCGATGGTACTTGGTACACCGATGGGGAGGCTGATTGCTTTCAAGCCACTAATGTGCTCCGCTTTAACCTGAGTAGCAGAGATTTGGACAAGTATGAGCTGAATTTCTATACCGACGAAACCTGCTACACTCGTCTTTCTGATGGCGCCATTCCCTTGAAGGATTTGTTCCCGACCTCACAGCAGGCGAAAATCACCGTTAATGAAGACGGTTCCTGGCAATTTACCAATGGACAAAAGCCTGCCGAAGACCCCGAAGAACCCAAGGATCCCGAGGGACCGGTTGGCCCCGGTCAGGATGATCCCAAGGATCCGGATGAACCCGGCAACGACATTCCTGCAAAGGGTGGGATGAAGATCGTGGCCTTCTTTACGCCGTGGACCAATACCAATGCCCAGATGTTTATGGATGGTGAAAGTGTCGCGATGATTCCGGTGGCAGAAAAGTATTGCGGCTGGTTTATCGCTGCGGTCGATGCTCCTGCCGAAGGTTTCAATGTCTATTTCAAGCAGACCATCGGCCCGAATTTCGTGGGCTCCGAAGGTTTGACAACGACCGAGCCGACTACCGCAACTGAAATTTCGTTGGACTCCGTGGCGGCCTTGAGCGACACGATCTGGGTCCGTGGCAGCCAGGAAGGTGCTCCGGTTGTCTATTCCAAGCATCCGAACGGTGTGTTGGGAGACTGCCCCGTGAAGAAACTTCCGGTGATGATGTTTGACTGGTTGCATGGCAACAAGGGTGACGGTACCCGTGGCAACGGCAATCCCGAATATGGCGTCAGTGCGGACTTCGGTTCTGGCGGCTGTAGCGGAAGCCCGATGCGTGGTATGGTCGAGAAGGAACTCGGTCCCAATGGCGTTCCTGTGCCGGCCGATCCGTTCCCGACGGACTGCAAGATTACCGAACACCTGGCCTACTGGTTCCTCCCGGAATCGCTGGCTGTCGATGCTCAAGGCAATACGCTTACCAATATGACTTGCCGCGACCTTTATGTTTCCATGGACGAAGAAGGTTTCTGGCTTGCCGAGGTCTCGAAGAACGGTGTGTCTGCGGGTAACGAATCTAGTAAGGACAAGGGCGGCATGTTCCTGTTGGACGACTTCAAGTACCTGGATGAAGGCACCGAGACCATCCCTAACCCCTATTACGATAATATAAGAGGCCACAACTTCGGCTTTACCATGAAGATTCAGGCAACCTTTGAGTATTTGCCTGGCCAGTACTTTGACTTCTACGGTGACGACGACGTGTGGGTGTTCATCAACAACAAACTGGTGGTGGATATCGGTGGTCAGCATGGTCAGGTGGCGGGAGCCGTCGACCTGGATACGCTCGGCCTTATTCCCGACAGCACCTACAACTTCCACATTTTCTATGCGGAACGTCATACGAGCGAGTCGAACTTCCGCATGCATACCTCGATTGACTTGAAGACCGAGGCAAGCCTGCTGCTGAAGAACATCTCCGACAATTCGGACGTTATCTCTAGGGAAGTCTGGCAGAAGGTTCGCAGGAACAAGCTGGCTTGCGACTTCTCCGAAAACGGCAAGGAACTATCGTTTGAACGTGGCGCATCGACATATGTGCTTTATGGCGGAAACCTGCCTTCGGAAGGTATCGCGCTTGATACTGCCGGCAATTACTTTGGTGGCATTAAAATTTCCGCTAGCTTTGATGAGTTCACGATCGACAAGGAAGCCATCAAGGATGCCCATGGCCTTGCTCCGGGTGTCTACTACCTGCGCGTGGCGCTTGTTTCGGACAACAGTCAGTACAAGGACATTTACTTTGTCGTTGGCGCCTATAAGTTGCCGGACCTGACTTATGCCGACTCTGTCGGAAACGCCTTAGGTTCGACCATCTTGAGCGACACGCTGCCGCTGAACATGAATAAGAACGTTACCATGTGGGTGGGCCAGTCCTACAAGGTTTATGTGCAGTATGCCGATGAATGGGCGAAGGGTAGCGATATTGTCTATCCGTCGACGGACGATGACGCCCTGATTCCTTGCGATTCCTTGGGCAACCCCATTACCGAAATCAAGCTGGATTCGGGCCGAGCGATGTTCTATGTGAAGGCTGTCGGTGAAACTTGGGGTGCTAGCTTGTATGTGAAGGGCCAGGCGGCAGGAAATACGGCGGCTTGGAAGGGAATCAACTTCGCCTTGCCTCCTGTACCGCAGATCGAGACTGCCTACATTTATGACCGCGACGGTGACGGTCGTGGCGACAGCGTATGGATTCAGTTCAACGGTGAACTTGGCGGAAAGAATACGCTGGATTCTTCCAGGATGACGTTCGGAGTCCTTTTCAACGATACCTATAAGCCTACCTACAAGAGAGGCGATAACACGGCATCCATCGTGGCGAATGACGGCTCATTCGGCTCCGGAATCTTTACTGGCGGACTCGACAAGCCTTATTCTGGAAAGATTGTCGTGTGGTACACCTATACCGATAATGGCAAAACATCTGTATTCCCGGCGGAAGGCCCGCTGGTGGACAAGATTGGCCCTGTGGTGACTGCAGCCGAAGTTTCGTACATGAGCGACGGTAATGCGGTGCTGCAGCTGACCTTTAGCGAAGGCCTCAATGGCGATAATGCGTCTTCGGATCTGTTCCGTTTCCACTGTTGGAAGGACGGTCAGATGGATTCCCTGGTGAAGGCGGCAAGCGATGTTTCGAAGACCTCCGCGTCTCAGTGGAAGCTGGTTTTCCCGAAAGGTGGCGATTCTGATATTGTGCCTGCTGTCGGTGATTCAGTCCGTTTTGTTCCGCCATCTCAGTTGGGCGCGGCGCTGGACCTTGTGGATGTGGGAACGCATGAGTATAACCAGTGGGTGCGCGTGACCGGCGAACAGAAGGTGACGATTACGAGCCCCGGTGTGGTGACGCTGAATCCGGATTCGCCGGCGTTTGACAGTGCCAAGGTGATTATCCGTAGCGACAGCGCGACGGTGCCGAAACTCGTGAAGGATGAATCGATTCTTACTGCAGAACAGGCGGCTACCGCTTACGGAACGCAGGGACATTTCCTGGGTGACCTCAATATGGCCGAACTGGTAGAAAACCAGATTGCCGACATTATGAAGGCTGTCCAGGGAACGCCTAGCTACACCGACAAGAAGGCCGGAAAGAATGAGGTTGCGCAGACCTACACGATCGAACAAATCATCTCTATGGTGGCGGCTGGGCAAATGTCCCTTGGCGATGCGAAAAAACGTTTCGGTCTGGATCCGGTCATTGTGGATGCTTACAAGAACGGAATGCTTACGGCTGAGAATGTCCGTAAGTACGCCCGCGGCACGGAAGCCGATATCAGGCAGATTGTCGAATCCGTTGCTGAAAATACGGAACTGCGCTACGAGGCGACCTACTACTCCAGCCTGGGTGAATTTGTGAACAGTAATTCCGGTGTGATTACTTGCAACGGCGACATCTTCAAGGAAAATGGACGGGGAACCTGTCTTGACAATAACGGCAAACTGTTCCTTGCTTGGAATATGCGCGCGAAAAACGGTCGTCTCGCTTCGACGGGTGTCTACATCGCAAGACTGGAATACCGAATCAAGGTCGGAAGCAAGAC
- a CDS encoding fibro-slime domain-containing protein has translation MVLFLTLLATNTFAQSYVAIAHVIYDGNILYYADNEKDDDLKYKPLTKGDSGTFDIKFTEERLKASAIDKRRLRFGLMCTEGTPNCETYLNPEIENKPLLKDLFPEYEQGKEDQPIYEVWVEIGEDGKVTLYDETTKPVIAVPSPKTIRFLAPWTNTGVTIVLGGKTDYMTPITETYCGWFEYQAVLTPKDAYVYFNQTIGGNNVGKNGVTKEEISVEDEIKLDSVLAISDTVWILATMYGDPELFAEFPGELGDCPVKKLPVMMFDWLHGSESDEKNAAIQAGTTSQDFGTGGCKKNDGYGIMKGMVESQLGPNGVPVRSANFPSDCKLTDHLDNWFVPEVVAQDAAGNTYTNATCRELELNLTEDGFWLGQKNTDSPEKGLFFLDDFEYLYTADSSSKIPNPMYDNINSEKYGTHNYGFTMALQAQFEYVKGQYFEFLGDDDVWVFINNKLVVDIGGQHEAKEGKVKLDTLGLTEGETYPFRIFYAERHKNQSNFKMRTSMDLKAEASMFLADLSNDPKLIQKEVWQIVRKKALSCDFLNTSTDTTLERGPSDFVLFGRSLGKGGVALKVLDSIYYAGIIVSNDFTIVTVDVREIGKAQALPPGNYYIRVRLKSNPDEYKDVPFTIDPYELPNLAFASVKDSSYFVVNYEDPENPDTTFYEQFWNPFGDTVSRDVVSDTLPISQVKGEKMWAGRSYPVNIMYAEEWATIYSGIAVKITTSTPNLVACDSMGNPIDEILLMGGHANFYVKATDEVVDGTLTVSTPGAKNKTVNWTKINIKVPPVPQIEAAYIYDRTGDGRADSIWIKFNKPLGGQSVLDSLKFIFGESFDDAFHVAYQEGDMDISLVAAGDGFGSGIFTGGDTKAYNGKVNIWYTYTDPEDGKTAIFPVEGSLTDMVGPVIVAAEVKYLKDGNTQLMLNFSEGIDESNAGVELFRFHCWKNDVLDSAVKAAGDIGTMPANVWKLIFPKGSDADIVPAVGDSVRFRPPSQLGEAKDLQGVLPHEMNPWVRITGEQKVTVTSPKVVTLEPGTEMFDSASVIIKNPNATVPKLVGGDKVLSADQVAEVYGTQGHYLGDLDMAELVENEIAEIVKAVQSTALYTDKKDPVNEDGSPTKTYTIEDIIAAVSNGDMSIGDAKKRFGLSPVIVDAYKNGLLNAENVHNYARGTDADVKKIVSAVADKTELRYEAIYYSSLGHYVNSHSGTITCNSDIFTENGSKNCLENDGRLFLAWNMRAEKGRLAATGVYIARLQVKIKVNTKVIIDRTQDFLWGVRRGKVNAIDLGL, from the coding sequence TTGGTTTTATTCCTGACCCTACTAGCAACGAACACTTTTGCCCAGAGTTATGTCGCCATAGCTCACGTGATTTATGACGGCAATATCCTTTATTATGCCGACAACGAAAAGGACGATGACCTTAAATATAAACCGCTCACCAAGGGGGACAGCGGTACATTCGACATCAAGTTTACCGAAGAACGCCTTAAGGCGAGCGCCATTGACAAGCGTCGGTTGCGTTTCGGCCTGATGTGCACCGAGGGAACCCCAAACTGCGAAACCTACCTGAATCCGGAAATAGAGAACAAGCCGCTCCTTAAGGATTTGTTCCCTGAATACGAGCAGGGTAAGGAAGACCAGCCCATCTACGAAGTCTGGGTAGAAATTGGCGAAGATGGAAAGGTGACTCTGTATGACGAAACCACCAAGCCTGTCATCGCAGTTCCTTCGCCGAAAACGATCAGGTTCCTAGCCCCGTGGACCAATACGGGTGTTACGATTGTGCTGGGTGGCAAAACCGATTATATGACCCCCATCACCGAAACTTATTGTGGATGGTTCGAGTACCAGGCTGTCCTTACTCCCAAGGACGCCTATGTTTATTTCAATCAGACGATTGGCGGCAACAATGTCGGTAAGAATGGTGTCACCAAGGAAGAGATTTCTGTAGAAGACGAAATCAAGCTCGATTCCGTTCTCGCCATTTCCGATACCGTATGGATTCTTGCGACCATGTATGGCGATCCCGAACTTTTTGCGGAGTTCCCGGGAGAACTGGGAGACTGCCCTGTCAAGAAACTTCCGGTTATGATGTTCGACTGGTTGCACGGTAGCGAAAGCGACGAAAAGAATGCCGCAATCCAGGCCGGTACGACTAGCCAGGACTTCGGTACAGGCGGATGCAAAAAGAATGACGGATACGGCATCATGAAGGGAATGGTCGAATCGCAGCTGGGCCCGAACGGGGTTCCTGTCCGTTCCGCCAATTTCCCGAGCGACTGTAAGTTGACCGACCACCTTGATAACTGGTTCGTTCCCGAAGTGGTTGCCCAGGATGCCGCCGGCAATACCTACACCAACGCCACTTGCCGTGAGTTGGAACTCAACTTGACCGAAGACGGTTTCTGGCTTGGTCAGAAGAATACCGATAGCCCCGAAAAGGGTCTGTTCTTCCTGGACGATTTCGAGTATCTTTATACGGCGGATTCTTCGAGCAAGATCCCGAACCCGATGTACGACAACATCAATTCCGAAAAGTACGGAACCCACAACTACGGCTTTACCATGGCACTTCAGGCCCAGTTCGAATATGTGAAGGGGCAGTACTTCGAATTCCTGGGCGACGACGATGTGTGGGTGTTTATTAACAATAAGCTTGTGGTGGATATCGGTGGCCAGCATGAGGCCAAGGAAGGAAAGGTCAAGCTGGACACTCTCGGACTGACAGAAGGCGAAACTTATCCGTTCCGAATCTTCTATGCGGAACGCCACAAGAACCAGTCAAATTTCAAGATGCGCACCTCGATGGACCTGAAGGCCGAGGCGAGCATGTTCCTGGCAGACCTCTCGAACGACCCGAAGCTTATCCAGAAGGAAGTCTGGCAGATCGTGCGCAAGAAGGCGCTCTCTTGTGATTTCCTGAATACATCAACTGATACGACTTTGGAACGCGGCCCGTCTGACTTCGTCCTGTTTGGGCGCAGTCTTGGCAAGGGTGGCGTGGCACTCAAGGTTCTTGATTCGATTTACTATGCAGGCATCATCGTGAGCAACGATTTTACGATAGTGACTGTTGATGTCAGGGAAATTGGCAAGGCTCAGGCTCTGCCTCCTGGCAACTACTACATCCGCGTTCGTCTCAAGAGTAATCCGGACGAATACAAGGATGTCCCCTTTACCATCGATCCGTATGAACTGCCGAATCTCGCCTTTGCAAGCGTCAAGGATTCCTCTTACTTTGTCGTAAATTACGAGGATCCCGAAAATCCCGACACGACTTTCTACGAACAGTTCTGGAATCCTTTCGGAGATACGGTGAGTCGCGATGTCGTGAGTGACACCTTGCCTATTAGCCAGGTGAAAGGCGAAAAGATGTGGGCCGGCCGCTCTTATCCGGTGAACATCATGTATGCCGAAGAATGGGCTACGATTTATAGCGGCATTGCAGTGAAGATTACGACATCGACGCCGAACCTGGTCGCTTGCGATTCCATGGGAAACCCCATCGATGAAATTTTGCTCATGGGTGGCCATGCGAATTTCTACGTGAAGGCTACTGACGAGGTGGTTGACGGAACGCTTACCGTTTCTACTCCCGGAGCAAAGAACAAGACGGTAAATTGGACCAAGATCAATATCAAGGTTCCGCCGGTTCCGCAGATTGAAGCCGCCTATATTTACGACCGTACCGGTGACGGTCGCGCCGACAGTATCTGGATCAAGTTCAACAAGCCGCTCGGCGGACAGAGCGTACTCGACTCGCTCAAGTTCATTTTCGGTGAAAGTTTTGACGATGCCTTCCATGTGGCGTATCAGGAGGGCGACATGGACATAAGTCTTGTTGCTGCGGGAGATGGCTTCGGTTCAGGCATCTTTACGGGTGGAGACACCAAGGCCTACAACGGCAAGGTCAATATCTGGTATACCTATACCGACCCCGAAGACGGCAAGACTGCGATATTCCCGGTTGAAGGCTCTCTTACGGATATGGTCGGCCCCGTAATCGTTGCGGCCGAGGTCAAGTACCTTAAGGACGGCAACACGCAGCTGATGCTCAACTTTAGTGAAGGTATCGATGAGAGCAATGCCGGTGTCGAACTCTTCCGTTTCCACTGCTGGAAAAACGATGTGCTGGATTCCGCGGTGAAGGCCGCAGGCGACATCGGAACGATGCCTGCCAATGTCTGGAAACTGATTTTCCCCAAGGGTAGCGATGCCGACATTGTTCCTGCCGTGGGCGATTCCGTTCGTTTCAGGCCGCCTTCTCAGCTGGGCGAAGCGAAGGATCTGCAGGGAGTCCTCCCGCACGAGATGAACCCCTGGGTTCGCATTACGGGTGAGCAGAAGGTGACGGTGACTAGCCCGAAGGTCGTGACTCTGGAACCGGGAACGGAAATGTTCGATAGTGCTAGTGTGATTATCAAGAACCCGAACGCGACCGTGCCCAAGCTGGTGGGTGGCGACAAGGTTCTTTCGGCAGATCAGGTGGCAGAAGTTTACGGCACGCAGGGCCATTACTTGGGAGACCTCGACATGGCCGAACTGGTTGAAAACGAAATTGCCGAAATCGTGAAGGCGGTGCAGTCGACCGCACTCTACACCGACAAGAAGGATCCGGTGAACGAGGACGGTTCTCCGACGAAGACTTACACGATTGAGGATATCATCGCGGCGGTGAGCAACGGTGATATGTCCATTGGCGATGCCAAGAAGCGTTTCGGCCTGAGTCCTGTGATTGTGGATGCCTACAAGAACGGCCTCCTGAATGCAGAAAACGTGCACAACTATGCCCGCGGAACCGATGCGGATGTGAAGAAGATCGTGAGTGCAGTCGCCGACAAGACGGAACTTCGCTACGAGGCGATTTACTACTCTAGCCTTGGTCACTACGTGAACAGCCACTCCGGAACGATCACCTGCAATAGCGATATCTTCACGGAAAATGGCTCCAAGAACTGTCTCGAGAACGACGGTCGCCTGTTCCTGGCCTGGAATATGCGTGCAGAAAAAGGTCGTCTTGCCGCTACGGGCGTCTATATCGCCCGCCTGCAGGTCAAGATCAAGGTGAACACCAAGGTGATCATCGACCGCACCCAGGACTTCCTGTGGGGTGTTCGACGCGGCAAGGTGAACGCCATCGACCTGGGTCTTTAA
- the pta gene encoding phosphate acetyltransferase: MNRVYLVASANMEAKVKEVMDAVAGAGLIAAAYKPCVNGADAVKELKAHNSAVLMEKIAADFLSQDFDSVDAVVVEGAQGMSDVMAQKYNDTLATALDAKIYSDGEDADLFCPNRILFCPKCLAKDLAAEPAERKTSQAMFRAGLLLKASKAKKRIVLPEGSEPRTVQAAKLVIDRGIAVPVLIGKKNEILAVAKEQGVALPADIEIIEPSAELAEKYVPTLVELRKSKGMTEDQARAALADNVMLGTMMLKMGEVDGLVSGAIHSTADTLRPALQVIKCAPGVKSVSSVFFMCMPDKTYIYGDCAINLNPTAEELAGIAQQCDDTAKAFGLPSRVALLSYSTMNSGKGPDADLVREATKIVKEARPEMLVDGPLQYDAATVPSVGSLKAPGSTVAGKATVFVFPSLSAGNIGYKAVQRSAHGTIAIGPMLQGLAKPVNDLSRGALVEDIVYTIALTAVQAN; encoded by the coding sequence ATGAATCGAGTTTATCTGGTCGCCTCCGCCAATATGGAAGCGAAAGTCAAGGAAGTCATGGACGCAGTTGCCGGTGCCGGCCTGATTGCCGCCGCTTACAAGCCCTGCGTGAACGGGGCAGACGCCGTGAAGGAACTCAAGGCCCACAATTCCGCCGTACTCATGGAAAAGATTGCCGCCGACTTTCTTTCGCAGGACTTTGATTCCGTGGATGCCGTGGTGGTCGAAGGCGCCCAGGGCATGAGCGACGTAATGGCCCAGAAGTACAACGATACGCTCGCAACCGCCCTCGACGCAAAGATTTATTCCGATGGCGAAGATGCCGACCTGTTCTGCCCGAACCGCATTCTTTTCTGCCCCAAGTGCCTCGCCAAGGATTTGGCTGCCGAACCTGCAGAACGCAAGACCAGCCAGGCCATGTTCCGCGCAGGCCTTCTCCTCAAGGCGTCCAAGGCCAAGAAGCGCATCGTGCTCCCCGAAGGTTCCGAACCGCGCACCGTGCAGGCCGCGAAGCTCGTGATCGACCGCGGCATCGCAGTACCCGTGCTCATCGGCAAAAAGAACGAAATCCTTGCCGTCGCCAAGGAACAGGGTGTCGCCCTCCCGGCTGACATCGAAATTATCGAACCGTCTGCAGAACTTGCCGAAAAGTACGTGCCGACTCTCGTGGAACTCCGCAAGTCGAAGGGCATGACCGAAGACCAGGCCCGCGCAGCCCTCGCCGACAACGTGATGCTCGGCACCATGATGCTCAAGATGGGCGAAGTGGACGGCCTCGTTTCCGGCGCCATCCACTCCACCGCCGACACCTTGCGCCCTGCCTTGCAGGTAATCAAGTGCGCTCCGGGCGTAAAGTCCGTGAGCTCCGTGTTCTTCATGTGCATGCCGGACAAGACTTACATTTACGGCGACTGCGCCATTAACCTGAACCCGACCGCCGAAGAACTCGCCGGTATCGCCCAGCAGTGCGACGATACCGCCAAGGCATTTGGTTTGCCCAGCCGTGTCGCCCTCCTCAGCTACAGCACCATGAACAGCGGCAAGGGCCCGGATGCAGACCTCGTCCGCGAAGCCACCAAGATTGTGAAGGAAGCCCGCCCCGAAATGCTGGTGGATGGTCCGCTGCAGTATGACGCTGCGACCGTGCCGAGCGTCGGTTCCCTGAAGGCGCCGGGCAGCACCGTCGCCGGCAAGGCAACAGTGTTCGTGTTCCCGAGCCTCTCTGCCGGTAACATCGGTTACAAGGCCGTGCAGCGCAGTGCCCATGGCACGATTGCCATCGGCCCGATGTTGCAGGGTCTTGCAAAGCCGGTGAACGACCTCAGCCGCGGCGCCCTCGTGGAAGACATCGTCTACACGATTGCGCTGACCGCTGTCCAGGCTAATTAA
- a CDS encoding ATP-dependent 6-phosphofructokinase, with translation MTQEDILNNPEKYDLSIETVGTGTLKSPMKGVPFVSESERVSLTADVGRIQDFCKRGVEIPSLEAAGPRETIFHDPAWTRAGIVTCGGLCPGLNNVIKGLVQVLWFDYGVRNIFGIPYGYRGLNPAYGYSPIILNPDVVDAIQEDGGTILGSSRGNQDAKVMVDTLMRLNINVLFCIGGDGTLRGAHDIAKEVQKRKQPISVIGIPKTIDNDLNLIDRTFGFETAVLSATDVITSAHNEANGAFNGLGLVKLMGRDSGFIAAYAALATTVVNICLVPEVPFTLDGLFKALESRYSSGKTHAVVVVAEGAGQELFKGQPERRDASGNILKNDIGEFLTRKIKEHFDQVGKEINIKYFDPSYMVRSIPAQGTDAIFCFQLAEAAVHAGMAGKTDMVVGSMNNAFSHVPIEYAVNERKKINPNGALWHAVLGITRQQDYFSGKGKGKK, from the coding sequence ATGACTCAAGAAGATATCTTGAATAATCCGGAAAAATACGATCTTTCTATCGAAACTGTCGGAACGGGAACGCTCAAGTCTCCCATGAAGGGCGTCCCTTTTGTGTCGGAGTCTGAACGCGTAAGCCTTACGGCGGACGTTGGCCGTATTCAGGATTTCTGCAAGCGTGGCGTCGAAATTCCGTCGCTTGAGGCGGCCGGTCCTCGTGAAACGATTTTCCACGACCCCGCCTGGACGCGTGCTGGCATCGTGACCTGCGGCGGTCTTTGCCCGGGCCTTAACAACGTTATCAAGGGCCTTGTGCAGGTGCTGTGGTTCGACTACGGTGTAAGGAACATTTTCGGTATCCCGTACGGCTATCGCGGCTTGAATCCCGCTTACGGTTATTCTCCTATCATCCTGAATCCCGATGTGGTGGACGCCATCCAGGAAGACGGCGGTACCATTCTCGGAAGTTCCCGCGGTAACCAGGACGCGAAGGTCATGGTCGACACCCTGATGCGCCTGAACATCAACGTGCTGTTCTGCATCGGCGGAGACGGCACGCTCCGTGGAGCGCACGATATCGCGAAGGAAGTCCAGAAGAGAAAGCAGCCGATTTCTGTCATCGGCATCCCGAAGACGATCGACAACGACTTGAACCTGATTGACCGCACCTTCGGTTTCGAAACCGCCGTGCTTTCCGCTACCGATGTCATCACCAGCGCGCACAACGAAGCGAATGGCGCCTTCAATGGTCTTGGCCTCGTGAAGCTGATGGGCCGCGATTCCGGCTTTATCGCCGCTTACGCAGCTCTTGCGACGACGGTCGTGAACATCTGCCTTGTTCCCGAAGTGCCCTTTACGCTCGACGGGCTCTTCAAGGCTCTCGAAAGCCGCTACAGCAGCGGCAAGACGCACGCCGTGGTGGTCGTCGCTGAAGGCGCTGGTCAGGAACTATTCAAGGGGCAGCCCGAACGTAGGGATGCAAGCGGCAATATCCTGAAGAACGACATCGGCGAATTCCTGACAAGAAAGATCAAGGAACATTTCGACCAGGTCGGCAAGGAAATCAACATCAAGTACTTTGACCCGAGCTACATGGTGAGGAGCATTCCCGCTCAGGGCACCGACGCCATTTTCTGCTTCCAGCTTGCCGAAGCCGCCGTACACGCAGGCATGGCCGGCAAGACGGATATGGTCGTGGGTAGCATGAACAACGCTTTCTCGCATGTGCCTATCGAATACGCCGTCAACGAACGCAAGAAAATCAACCCGAACGGAGCCTTGTGGCACGCCGTGCTCGGAATTACCCGTCAGCAGGATTACTTCTCTGGCAAGGGTAAGGGCAAGAAGTAG